The following proteins are encoded in a genomic region of Paenibacillus sp. FSL R7-0273:
- a CDS encoding beta-N-acetylhexosaminidase: protein MPEICALQLLPRPQTITVSEGLFRIPQRGAITIAPAEKHDVLPAARRLQQVISQLLQLSLPLSVGSRPAIQPAASFIYSPLLPAQGYEIAAGADGIAITYSTPEGAYYAVATLKQILEQCGRELPFLLIRDQPDFAARGLMLDISRNKIPKLETLLKIVDLMADLKLNQLQLYIEGSPFAYESFPQVWELETPVTGDEILRLNAYCQERFIELVPNQNSFGHMEHWLTRPEFNHLAEIPDGFMLPENMYDHDLYPDGLFMQPGTFRTEHPGVLELLGKMYDDLLPYFTSAQFNVGCDETYELGLGRSKALADSGGKGRLYLSFLLEIHKLVTARGKKMQFWGDIILQHPELIPLLPKDIIAMEWGYSAEHPFAADTLKFREAQIPFYVCPGTSSWNSLTGRTDNMLANLRSAAVHGKANGAIGYLITDWGDFGHWQHLPVSYAGYVYGAALAWGAENNLEADTAGYLNRSIFRDRSSGIGQLLLDLGNYYRLESGALRPNDSEMSMLLRSRLDNMGIAGKLSPEQLDQLEAYILGIEGRLEELSLACEDAELVMLELENSIRFVKHAVQLARIKLKLAGAPDTLDPAVIRRQISDLELLLHEYRTLWIRRNRPGGLTQSVSRLLSLKTDYEALLLSLTEHTKN from the coding sequence ATGCCGGAAATCTGTGCCCTGCAGCTTCTGCCCCGCCCCCAGACTATTACCGTATCTGAAGGACTATTTCGTATCCCGCAAAGAGGCGCTATTACTATCGCTCCAGCAGAGAAGCATGACGTACTGCCCGCTGCCCGCAGGCTTCAGCAGGTAATCAGCCAGCTGCTGCAGCTCAGTCTGCCGCTGTCCGTCGGCTCCCGCCCTGCCATCCAGCCGGCGGCCAGCTTCATTTACAGTCCGCTGCTCCCTGCTCAGGGCTACGAAATTGCAGCCGGAGCGGACGGTATCGCAATAACCTACAGTACTCCGGAAGGAGCCTACTATGCTGTAGCTACACTGAAGCAAATACTGGAGCAGTGCGGCAGAGAGCTGCCTTTCCTGCTCATCCGCGACCAGCCGGATTTTGCCGCCCGCGGCCTGATGCTTGATATCAGCCGCAATAAAATCCCAAAGCTGGAGACTCTACTGAAAATTGTTGATTTAATGGCTGACCTGAAGCTCAATCAGCTGCAGCTATATATAGAAGGTTCCCCGTTTGCCTATGAGTCCTTTCCCCAGGTCTGGGAGCTGGAAACACCTGTTACGGGCGATGAAATACTCCGACTGAATGCCTATTGCCAAGAGCGTTTTATCGAGCTTGTGCCTAACCAGAACAGCTTCGGCCATATGGAGCACTGGCTGACCCGTCCGGAATTTAACCATCTGGCGGAAATTCCCGACGGCTTCATGCTCCCGGAGAATATGTATGACCACGACCTGTATCCGGACGGCCTGTTCATGCAGCCGGGCACATTCCGTACAGAGCACCCCGGGGTTCTTGAGCTTCTGGGAAAAATGTACGATGATCTTCTGCCCTACTTCACTTCTGCGCAGTTCAATGTCGGCTGTGATGAAACTTATGAACTGGGGCTTGGACGGAGTAAAGCCCTTGCCGATTCCGGGGGCAAGGGCCGGCTGTACCTGTCCTTCCTGCTTGAAATTCATAAGCTGGTCACCGCCCGGGGGAAAAAGATGCAGTTCTGGGGAGATATCATACTCCAGCATCCTGAGCTGATCCCCCTTCTTCCGAAGGATATTATTGCGATGGAATGGGGCTACAGTGCGGAGCATCCCTTTGCAGCAGATACCCTGAAATTCCGCGAGGCACAAATCCCCTTCTATGTCTGTCCCGGTACAAGCTCCTGGAATTCGCTGACCGGCCGCACGGATAACATGCTGGCCAACCTGCGCAGCGCAGCTGTACACGGCAAGGCGAACGGCGCGATCGGCTACCTCATCACCGACTGGGGTGACTTCGGCCACTGGCAGCATCTGCCGGTCAGCTATGCCGGTTACGTCTACGGGGCTGCGCTGGCCTGGGGTGCCGAGAATAACCTGGAAGCCGATACGGCAGGATACCTGAACCGCTCGATCTTCCGTGACCGTTCGTCCGGGATCGGTCAGCTGCTGCTTGACCTCGGCAATTATTACAGGCTGGAATCCGGAGCCCTGCGGCCCAATGATTCCGAGATGTCCATGCTGCTGCGCAGCCGGCTGGACAATATGGGAATTGCCGGCAAGCTTAGTCCAGAGCAGCTAGATCAGCTGGAGGCGTATATTCTCGGCATTGAGGGCCGCCTGGAGGAGCTGTCCTTAGCCTGCGAGGACGCAGAGCTTGTCATGCTGGAGCTGGAGAACAGCATCCGTTTTGTGAAGCATGCCGTGCAGCTCGCCCGGATCAAGCTGAAGCTTGCCGGAGCGCCGGATACGCTTGATCCGGCTGTTATCCGCAGGCAGATCAGCGATCTTGAGCTTCTGCTGCACGAATACCGCACACTTTGGATCCGCCGCAACCGGCCGGGTGGACTTACGCAGAGCGTCAGCAGACTGCTCAGCCTCAAGACAGATTATGAAGCGCTGCTGCTCAGCCTCACGGAGCATACAAAGAATTGA
- a CDS encoding AraC family transcriptional regulator has product MPKVMDYMISPYPVRIIDPKLDASMLRLKSIRIGQAGHLPGRTLFRRQVVFSHWAMVYIVSGSGSISENGGTPQKAGDGSLFFFRPGCSYSYGPPPGGSWDEYYINFTGSRTDEWLEAGLIAGGSVFQAGGLHGLADFFEEVLELMDGGVPADADRAALRLEAMLLECSFAVRDHPRLWQPGALQLIRGDLEACIYEQPDLAELAAKHHMSMSTLRRLVRSSSGYPLHEYVHRLKMGEAKHLLLNTSLQVKEISGMLHYTDPFYFSRLFKKYMGLSPQLCRSNIR; this is encoded by the coding sequence ATGCCCAAGGTCATGGATTATATGATCAGCCCTTATCCGGTCAGGATCATAGATCCGAAGCTGGATGCATCCATGCTCAGGCTGAAGTCCATCCGGATCGGGCAGGCCGGTCATCTGCCGGGCAGAACGCTGTTCCGCAGGCAGGTGGTGTTCAGCCACTGGGCCATGGTCTATATCGTATCGGGTTCAGGGAGCATTTCCGAGAATGGAGGCACTCCCCAGAAGGCTGGTGATGGAAGCCTGTTCTTTTTCCGGCCCGGCTGCAGCTACAGCTATGGTCCGCCTCCCGGCGGGAGCTGGGATGAATACTATATCAATTTTACAGGAAGCCGGACGGATGAATGGCTGGAGGCAGGGCTTATAGCAGGCGGAAGCGTATTTCAGGCCGGAGGGCTCCACGGGCTCGCGGATTTTTTTGAGGAGGTTCTGGAGCTAATGGACGGGGGCGTTCCCGCTGATGCAGACCGGGCTGCGCTGCGGCTGGAGGCTATGCTGCTGGAATGCTCTTTCGCAGTCCGGGACCATCCACGGCTCTGGCAGCCCGGCGCTCTGCAGCTCATCCGCGGTGATCTGGAAGCCTGCATCTATGAGCAGCCTGACCTGGCAGAGCTGGCTGCAAAGCACCATATGTCCATGTCCACCCTGCGCCGGCTGGTCCGCAGCAGCAGCGGCTATCCGCTGCATGAATATGTCCACAGGCTCAAAATGGGAGAAGCAAAGCATCTGCTGCTGAACACCTCCCTGCAGGTCAAGGAGATTTCGGGCATGCTGCATTACACTGACCCGTTTTATTTCTCAAGACTGTTCAAGAAATACATGGGCCTCTCCCCGCAGCTCTGCCGCAGCAATATCCGTTAG
- a CDS encoding sensor histidine kinase gives MKIKTTAEDKMIAFYRYFSLSLTSLMYLLDHTGPSVIYKSLLIVSLFLIAQAFVITYRRLRTRPRVLMLAVSIEMAGVIALTLLTGGFDSVFKLYVLNPVLIAAGSLSMYFGWGLLLSYIVIVTGFCYIFVNSAGKSVTDAVLQNGNLFLALVLAVIVMQMVNRIKRQREEANARTNETMEHIKSLYHIVETSSQHDFMNIGQVITDYVVKLTKLDKALFWFAKKSGEPAPQSRQTGWQHEEERFLFTELEKHEHEWRLQREPVFKSMPGLGDFLLMPVRMSTRFVGMIGVKLESSEGLEGRRWYIQQLMFLSELSAIILERHELGVIENRLIITNEQNRIADEMHDSVSQSLFGIVYATHSLKQTWRKMSDSELEEQIDLIHDSATRVAKELRITIYSLSSKKSGGPTWLGMVRSHLKSLSRLNDVEIELKITGDDFSLPYPYHKALFRIISEATGNAIRHGAASRVDVELSLKPKWIRLSITDDGIGFDTDLLWTTSEDTTGGLGMKNMQYLTQSLGGEFHISSSENAGTKISISIPVGVAELKNA, from the coding sequence ATGAAAATCAAAACAACCGCGGAAGACAAAATGATTGCTTTTTACAGATACTTTTCTTTGTCCCTCACATCTCTGATGTACCTCCTGGACCATACGGGGCCTTCCGTCATTTATAAATCCCTATTAATCGTCTCGCTTTTCTTAATTGCACAAGCATTCGTAATTACTTACCGGAGGCTCCGGACCAGACCGCGGGTTCTGATGCTCGCAGTCAGCATAGAGATGGCTGGCGTTATTGCACTGACCTTACTGACAGGCGGTTTTGACAGTGTATTCAAGCTTTACGTGCTTAACCCTGTTCTTATCGCGGCAGGATCGTTATCCATGTATTTCGGGTGGGGACTGCTGCTGAGCTATATTGTTATTGTAACCGGCTTTTGCTATATATTTGTTAATTCTGCGGGCAAATCGGTAACGGATGCAGTATTGCAGAACGGTAACCTGTTTCTAGCCCTGGTTCTTGCGGTTATAGTAATGCAGATGGTTAACAGGATCAAGCGGCAGCGGGAAGAAGCGAACGCGCGGACCAACGAAACCATGGAGCATATTAAATCGCTCTATCACATCGTCGAAACCTCCAGCCAGCATGACTTCATGAACATTGGCCAGGTCATTACCGATTACGTGGTGAAGCTGACCAAGCTGGATAAGGCCTTATTCTGGTTTGCCAAAAAAAGCGGTGAGCCTGCCCCGCAGAGCCGGCAGACCGGATGGCAGCATGAAGAGGAACGTTTTTTGTTCACAGAGCTGGAAAAGCATGAGCACGAATGGAGGCTGCAGCGTGAGCCGGTGTTCAAGAGTATGCCTGGCCTTGGCGACTTTTTGCTGATGCCGGTAAGAATGAGCACCCGATTTGTCGGTATGATCGGCGTGAAGCTGGAATCCTCGGAGGGACTTGAGGGACGCAGGTGGTACATTCAGCAGCTGATGTTTCTGTCAGAGCTGAGTGCGATTATTCTGGAGCGGCATGAGCTGGGTGTCATCGAGAACCGTCTGATCATCACGAATGAGCAGAACCGGATCGCCGATGAAATGCATGACAGCGTATCGCAGAGCCTGTTCGGCATTGTGTACGCAACCCATTCGCTGAAGCAGACCTGGCGTAAAATGTCCGACTCCGAGCTTGAGGAGCAGATTGACCTGATTCATGACTCGGCAACGCGGGTTGCCAAGGAGCTGCGGATAACGATTTACAGCCTCAGCTCCAAGAAGAGCGGCGGACCAACCTGGCTGGGGATGGTCAGATCACATCTCAAGAGCCTGTCGAGGCTCAATGATGTGGAGATTGAACTGAAAATAACGGGGGATGATTTCAGCCTCCCTTATCCTTACCACAAGGCACTCTTCCGGATTATATCCGAAGCGACAGGCAACGCCATACGTCATGGTGCGGCCAGCCGGGTGGATGTTGAGCTGTCACTGAAGCCTAAATGGATCAGACTGTCTATTACAGACGACGGAATCGGTTTCGATACGGATCTGCTGTGGACTACGTCTGAAGATACCACCGGCGGGCTTGGCATGAAGAATATGCAATATCTGACTCAGTCGCTGGGCGGAGAGTTCCATATCTCCAGCAGCGAGAATGCAGGCACCAAAATTTCAATTTCGATACCTGTCGGCGTGGCTGAATTAAAGAATGCATAA
- a CDS encoding YveK family protein, with protein sequence MEKTILDYINLIKKRLWLITIFVLISCATTFYVSKNFVTPVYSASGQLLVNNTANVPESNNLNNLNFSLNLIESYKEIMKSPAILSSVVADHPEFGLTEEQLAAKLQVRSSEKSSVINLSVQDESYSTAANIVNAVSQSFIRSLPSLMMLDNVTFLTPADPADVPAPTNGGVAMNLIISFVVSLMAAIGIILLLETLNGTLRTEKEAEFDVGLPVIASIPVIRKRDLGKAGNADARVGEGAYVTAE encoded by the coding sequence GTGGAAAAGACGATTTTAGATTACATTAACCTGATTAAGAAGAGGCTCTGGCTGATCACGATTTTTGTATTAATCTCCTGTGCCACCACCTTCTATGTCAGCAAGAACTTCGTTACACCCGTCTACTCCGCCTCCGGACAGCTGCTGGTCAACAATACCGCAAATGTACCCGAGAGCAACAATCTCAACAACCTGAACTTCAGCCTGAACCTCATCGAGAGCTACAAGGAAATTATGAAGTCCCCCGCAATTCTCAGCAGTGTTGTGGCTGATCATCCTGAGTTTGGCCTCACGGAAGAACAGCTTGCCGCAAAGCTGCAGGTAAGATCCTCTGAGAAAAGCTCGGTCATCAATCTGAGTGTGCAGGACGAAAGCTACAGCACGGCGGCGAACATTGTAAACGCGGTTTCGCAAAGCTTCATCCGCAGCCTGCCGTCACTGATGATGCTGGACAATGTTACTTTCCTGACTCCCGCTGATCCGGCCGATGTTCCGGCACCGACCAACGGCGGTGTAGCCATGAATCTGATCATCAGCTTTGTCGTTTCACTTATGGCTGCTATCGGAATCATCCTGCTGCTGGAAACGCTGAATGGAACCCTTCGCACGGAGAAGGAAGCAGAGTTTGACGTTGGACTGCCGGTCATTGCCAGCATTCCGGTCATCCGCAAGCGTGACTTGGGCAAAGCAGGTAATGCCGATGCAAGAGTAGGGGAGGGTGCTTATGTTA
- a CDS encoding response regulator, with translation MNIVIVDDHPLVRRGLAAVISMQPNLHFAGEATNGQEALLVIEETQPDLVLIDLRLADESGLDVIKSARARGLTSKFILLTSSASREDFLKAEEVLVDGYVLKEALPEELLFAIQLVYKGRKYYDPGLMEDKMRMSGSSPTDELTPKEKEVLIELGQGACNKDIASRLFISEFTVKKHVSQILAKLQVADRTQAALYANAVGLTKYEMSYD, from the coding sequence GTGAATATCGTCATTGTTGATGATCACCCGTTGGTGAGAAGAGGATTGGCAGCGGTCATCTCCATGCAGCCTAATCTGCACTTTGCAGGCGAAGCAACGAATGGCCAGGAGGCTCTTCTGGTTATCGAAGAGACACAGCCTGATCTTGTGCTGATTGATTTGCGGCTGGCGGACGAGTCGGGCCTTGATGTCATCAAGAGTGCACGGGCGCGCGGACTTACCAGCAAGTTCATCCTGCTCACCTCCTCGGCCAGCCGGGAAGACTTCCTCAAAGCGGAAGAGGTACTGGTTGACGGATATGTGCTGAAGGAAGCCTTGCCGGAGGAGCTGCTGTTTGCGATCCAGCTGGTCTACAAGGGCCGCAAGTATTATGATCCCGGCCTGATGGAAGATAAGATGCGGATGAGCGGCAGCAGTCCTACCGATGAATTGACACCCAAGGAAAAGGAAGTGCTGATTGAACTCGGCCAGGGTGCGTGCAATAAGGACATTGCTTCGCGCCTGTTCATCAGTGAATTCACTGTTAAGAAGCATGTAAGCCAGATTCTTGCGAAGCTGCAGGTTGCAGACCGGACACAGGCGGCGCTGTATGCTAATGCAGTTGGACTGACTAAGTACGAAATGTCCTATGATTAA